A genomic window from Purpureocillium takamizusanense chromosome 2, complete sequence includes:
- a CDS encoding uncharacterized protein (COG:S~EggNog:ENOG503P9M1), whose protein sequence is MSDRKSCWECLKRRLVCDFTRPRCTKCSARGVSCPGYDHKPLKWIVPGQTRSKRRGVRKDRLTSDQRRRQEEEEHEEGHIEGQLVVVPPSIDLSSEITSLFDAIQYYNEHICPDMLATGVTGSHNPFFTPLSTVGDLPDSIKEALISSALGHRILQSSSERPGDETAVLATRLQTHRGAAIRTLADALSQPKTQTSDAMIVSIFVFLLAEIQQSISTNWRHHLDGAAAIIQERGGLSNLVMSRPLFRNLLQYFILIDVLGSTTAPEVGTDSARRTLELVPLLPLLFGDGLQTCIPCPSELVRSIIRINAQRNRLQQHGADALGPGGPGTDRLSAGLELLQQIRQFSPQSWAAEIKLSALQGASRRQANKFVAAQGLDRPSPKGTASWDWQRVAAVYQAAVALYCISSLLGTEVARGMRPSANTTTYSDTCGGVNAMRVEYCSSLLRDLRAIAGDDVNPQLRKMVIWPLVMAGIEVDPMDEASQRFIEGELGWMSRTLGIASPLIGRQFLGRLWAFPVSWHQKSDQSWEGLFDRPYIFAL, encoded by the exons ATGTCGGACAGGAAGTCGTGCTGGGAGTGCCTCAAGCGGCGGCTCGTGTGCGACTTCACGCGCCCGCGATGCACCAAATGCTCCGCGCGGGGCGTCTCATGCCCAGGCTACGACCACAAGCCGCTGAAATGGATTGTGCCTGGGCAGACGAGGTCCAAGAGGCGTGGGGTGCGCAAGGACAGGTTGACGAGCGATCAGAGGCGAcggcaggaggaggaggagcacgaggAGGGCCATATTGAAGGCCAGCTGGTCGTCGTGCCGCCATCGATTGACCTGTCGAGCGAGATTACTTCGTTGTTCGATGCCATACAGTACT ACAATGAACACATCTGCCCCGACATGTTGGCCACGGGGGTGACCGGCTCACACAACCCCTTTTTCACGCCGCTCTCTACCGTCGGCGATCTCCCCGACTCCATCAAGGAAGCACTCATATCCTCTGCCCTCGGCCACCGCATCCtccagagcagcagcgagcgtCCCGGCGATGAGACAGCCGTCCTCGCGACCCGACTTCAGACACaccggggcgccgccattCGGACCCTCGCCGATGCCCTCTCCCAGCCAAAGACGCAGACGAGCGACGCCATGATTGTATCCATTTTTGTGTTtctgctcgccgag ATCCAGCAGTCCATCTCGACCAACTGGCGGCATCaccttgacggcgcggccgccatcatccAGGAGCGAGGGGGTCTTTCGAATCTTGTCATGTCGCGGCCATTGTTCCGCAACCTTCTACAGTATTTCATCCT CATAGACGTGCTgggcagcaccaccgcgcCCGAGGTCGGCACAGACAGCGCTCGCAGGACTCTAGAGCTCGTGcctctgctgccgctgttgttTGGTGACGGGCTCCAGACGTGCATTCCGTGCCCGTCGGAGTTGGTACGAAGCATCATTCGCATCAACGCGCAGCGAAACCGGCTCCAGCAACACGGGGCTGATGCCCTGGGCCCGGGGGGTCCCGGCACGGATCGACTGTCCGCTGGCCTGGAGCTTCTGCAGCAAATCAGGCAGTTCTCCCCTCAgagctgggcggccgagATCAAGTTGTCAGCCCTGCAGGGGGCGAGTCGGCGGCAGGCCAACAAGTttgtcgccgcgcagggGCTCGACCGTCCGTCGCCGAAAGGCACGGCCTCGTGGGACTGGCaacgcgtcgccgccgtgtacCAGGCAGCAGTCGCGCTGTACTGCATCTCGAGTCTCCTCGGCACCGAGGTGGCGAGGGGCATGCGACCGTCCGCCAACACGACGACATATAGCGAcacctgcggcggcgtcaacgccATGCGCGTCGAGTACTGCTCCTCCCTGCTGCGTGACCTGCGAGCCAttgcgggcgacgacgtcaaccCTCAGCTGCGCAAGATGGTCATCTGGCCGCTCGTCATGGCGGGCATCGAGGTAGATCCGATGGATGAGGCCTCCCAGCGGTTCATAGAAGGCGAGCTAGGGTGGATGAGCCGCACGCTTGGCATTGCATCGCCACTCATCGGAAGGCAGTTTCTGGGGCGCCTGTGGGCATTTCCGGTGTCGTGGCACCAGAAGAGCGACC
- a CDS encoding uncharacterized protein (TransMembrane:10 (i179-202o214-233i376-398o404-434i876-898o904-926i947-976o1010-1031i1052-1070o1076-1100i)~COG:P~EggNog:ENOG503NUZM) yields the protein MPEPANKVMAAETSTEAAEKEAAERDTRITFHDDVRPGRGRTTAGATGRGNAAGGGEGGTSRSRSRRRSLSRASTSRSNLPNSPYSGVQIEYRTLSIHVAESRNVDASDPADIKAAAGKKDDQDYFSNLNFHQLGADQICQQLNVSKDQGLSDSAAANRLQRDGKNTLPKPKTNYWKKILGYIFGGFCSVLWIGVIIFFICWRPLSDPPSPTNLALAILVIIVIALQAGFSAFQDWSTQRTMKSITDLLPSEALVMREGKLQKMSAIDLVSGDIVHLQIGNKVPADMRLLSHSGDIRFDRAILTGESDEVEGAVDGTDASFLESRNIALMGTLVVNGSGVGVVVLTGARSVMGRIAKATASAEERPTLIQREIWRFVRIIVCLTIVLALLILFTWVGWLRRDHFAYMNVVAMLNNVMGCVVAFIPEGMPVAVALTLMMVARRMKAVNILPKGLSTVETLGCVNVICSDKTGTLTQNEMHVNSASFIDQPVPVSEFQHNLDAESTEACILRLFQAALLCNDAAFDPSTIHLPVASRQVQGNATDAAVLRFASATKRADKEHLGLPRVAQIPFNSKNKWMLTVHQEPEASGAAATTTNNEFCVFVKGAPDVLLPACTRYWSRKTNSTQPLDAAARAAFKQYQDSLSKNAERVIVLCEKTMRPVNAINTNAFSDEIAANAISELTVIGILGIIDPPRPETAATVAECRRAGARFFMVTGDYGLTAAAIARNTGIFTNERDPDTIATIRSKESLTAHDLREAREMGEQRSLLLEGPSLAGLVNEDWDLICEYGEIVFARTTPEQKLRIVSEFRKRDNVVAVTGDGVNDAPALRAADVGVAIVTGSDVAIEAADLVLLDKFDSIIEAIRLGRLVFQNLQKVIAYLLPAGSWSEIWPVILNVFFGVPLPLSSFLMIIICVFTDLFLSLSLIMEKEEFDLLSLPPRNHKRDHLITIKIYIQAYLFTGFMETCTAHAMFFLYYWKKAGIPISQLFFLFEGYSEGYHGYTQDELTQFNATGQCVYFVTLVILQWGNILAVRNRRLSILQADPVTKKRRNPWLLLSMAISLAIAVFVTEVPGLQTLFGTASVPIEFWVIPIPLALGILCMDEIRKLVVRLFPNGPIARIAW from the exons ATGCCC GAACCCGCCAACAAGGTCATGGCAGCCGAGACAAGCaccgaggctgccgagaaggaggccgccgagcggGACACCCGCATCACCTTCCACGACGACGttcgccctggccgaggccgcaccaccgccggtgCCACCGGTCGTGGTAACGCtgccggcggaggcgagggcggcacgtctcgctcccgctcccgcagACGCTCGCTCAGCCGGGCGTCCACGTCGCGCTCCAACCTCCCCAACTCCCCTTACTCGGGGGTCCAAATCGAATATCGAACCCTCTCCATCCACGTCGCCGAGTCCCGCAacgtcgacgcctccgacccggccgacatcaaggccgccgccggcaaaaAGGACGACCAGGACTACTTCTCCAACCTCAACTTCcaccagctcggcgccgaccaGATCTGCCAGCAGCTCAATGTCTCCAAGGACCAGGGCCTGTCcgacagcgcggcggccaatCGCCTCCAGCGCGATGGCAAGAACACGCTCCCCAAGCCAAAGACCAACTACTGGAAGAAGATTCTCGGTTACATCTTTGGAGGCTTCTGCTCTGTCCTCTGGAtcggcgtcatcatcttcttcatctgTTGGCGTCCCCTGAGCGACCCTCCGTCGCCCACCAACCTGGCCCTCGCtatcctcgtcatcatcgtcatcgccctccaGGCTGGCTTCTCCGCCTTCCAGGACTGGTCCACGCAGCGGACTATGAAGTCCATCACCGACCTGCTCCCCTCGGAGGCCCTCGTCATGCGCGAGGGTAAACTTCAAAAAATGTCTGCCATCGACCTTGTCAGCGGCGACATTGTACACCTCCAGATCGGCAACAAGGTGCCAGCTGATATGCGTCTCCTGAGCCACTCGGGCGACATCCGCTTCGACCGTGCCATCCTGACGGGAGAGTCTGACGAGGTCGAAggagccgtcgacggcaccgacgcGAGCTTCTTGGAAAGTCGCAACATCGCCCTCATGGGcaccctcgtcgtcaatggCAGCGGTGTGGGAGTTGTCGTCTTGACCGGAGCCAGGTCCGTCATGGGCCGCATCGCAAAggccaccgcctcggccgaggagcGTCCTACCCTGATCCAACGTGAGATCTGGCGCTTCGTCCGCATCATCGTGTGCCTGACCATTGTTCTCGCGCTGCTCATCCTCTTCACTTGGGTCGGCTGGCTGAGGCGCGACCACTTTGCGTACATGAATGTCGTGGCTATGCTCAACAACGTCATGGGCTGTGTGGTCGCCTTCATCCCTGAGGGTATGCCTGTGGCCGTTGCGTTGAcgctgatgatggtggcgcgTCGCATGAAGGCCGTCAACATCCTGCCCAAGGGGCTGTCGACTGTGGAAACCCTCGGCTGCGTCAACGTCATCTGCTCCGACAAGACGGGAACGCTGACGCAGAATGAGATGCATGTCAACTCGGCTTCCTTCATCGACCAGCCGGTTCCCGTCAGCGAGTTCCAGCACAACCTGGACGCCGAGAGCACCGAGGCTTGCATCCTGAGGCTGTTCCAAGCCGCGTTGCTCTGCAACGATGCCGCCTTCGATCCGTCGACGATTCACTTGCCAGTTGCCAGCCGCCAGGTGCAGGGCaacgccaccgacgccgcggttTTGAGGTTCGCCTCCGCGACCAAGAGGGCCGACAAAGAGCACCTGGGACTGCCCCGTGTCGCCCAGATCCCGTTCAACTCGAAGAACAAGTGGATGCTCACAGTTCACCAGGAGCCCGAGGCttctggggcggcggccaccaccaccaacaacgaGTTTTGCGTCTTCGTCAAGGGAGCGCCCGACGTCCTGCTGCCGGCTTGCACCAGGTACTGGTCGCGCAAGACCAACTCGACGCAGCCCCTGGACGCAgctgcgcgggcggccttCAAGCAGTACCAGGACTCCCTGTCCAAGAACGCCGAGCGCGTCATCGTCCTCTGTGAGAAGACGATGCGCCCCGTGAATGCCATCAATACCAACGCCTTTAGCGACGAGATTGCGGCCAATGCCATCAGCGAACTCACCGTCATCGGCATCCTTGGCATCATCGACCCGCCTCGCCCTGAGACCGCGGCCACCGTTGCCGAATGCCGCCGTGCCGGAGCCAGGTTCTTCATGGTGACGGGAGACTACGGcctcaccgccgcggccattgCGCGCAACACGGGCATCTTCACCAACGAGCGCGACCCAGACACGATCGCGACCATCCGATCCAAGGAAAGCCTGACGGCACACGACTTGCGCGAGGCCCGGGAGATGGGCGAGCAGCGCAGCCTCTTGCTCGAGGGCCCGTCGCTGGCCGGTCTGGTCAACGAGGACTGGGACCTCATCTGCGAGTATGGCGAGATTGTCTTTGCGCGAACGACCCCCGAGCAGAAGCTGCGCATTGTCAGCGAGTTCCGCAAGCGCGACAACGTCGTGGCGGTGACGGGAGACGGTGTCAACGACGCTCCGGCTCTGCGGGctgccgacgtcggcgtggcCATTGTCACGGGCAGTGACGTCGCCATCGAAGCGGCCGACTTGGTCTTGCTCGACAAGTTCGACTCCATCATCGAGGCCATCAGGCTGGGGCGGCTCGTCTTCCAGAACCTCCAAAAGGTCATTGCCTACCTGCTCCCCGCCGGTAGCTGGTCTGAGATCTGGCCCGTCATCCTCaacgtcttcttcggcgtgCCTCTCCCCCTGAGCTCCTTCCTCATGATCATCATCTGTGTCTTTACGGATCTGTTCCTCTCCCTGTCGCTGATCATGGAGAAGGAGGAATTTGATCTCctctcgctgccgcctcgcaaCCACAAGCGCGACCacctcatcaccatcaagaTCTACATCCAGGCATACCTCTTCACGGGCTTCATGGAGACGTGCACGGCCCACGCCATGTTCTTCCTGTACTACTGGAAGAAGGCCGGCATCCCCATCAGCcagctcttcttcctgtTCGAGGGCTACTCGGAAGGATACCACGGCTACACGCAGGACGAGCTGACGCAGTTCAACGCCACGGGCCAGTGCGTCTACTTTGTGACGCTGGTCATCCTGCAGTGGGGCAACATCCTGGCCGTCAGGAACAGGAGGCTCAGCATCCTCCAGGCCGACCCGGTGACCAAGAAGAGGCGCAacccgtggctgctgctcagcATGGCCATCAGCCTGGCCAttgccgtcttcgtcaccGAGGTCCCCGGCCTCCAGACCCTCTTTGGCACGGCTTCGGTCCCGATCGAGTTCTGGGTGATCCCCATCCCTCTGGCCCTGGGCATCCTGTGCATGGACGAGATCCGCAAGCTGGTGGTCCGTCTGTTCCCCAACGGACCTATTGCGCGCATCGCATGGTAA
- a CDS encoding uncharacterized protein (TransMembrane:13 (n10-18c26/27o42-61i82-102o159-179i191-210o285-308i373-398o410-433i768-790o810-832i884-905o911-928i992-1015o1021-1042i)~EggNog:ENOG503P9ZV~COG:Q): protein MADHQRSLRGSSALSLILASSTLTWALRVRTLCLAGSSTDVAAAGTVVLSLTAVLFLVDVSDLGHSKAAKGSIRSPEEHAGFWNRTAFVWLLSTFRLGYATVLSADDLPPLDAGLSSRATHEQLDAAWSKADHRRRDSLLRASFASHRWSFLSAVVPRLSLTAFTFAQPFLIAATIQYVDTSRPDKHVGKALVVGWAVVYLGIAVSNSAYRYQHARFRTRMRGSLVALVYERTLELRVADRGDITAVTLMGTDIERIAMGMQFVHEVWASILDVGIASWLLGRQLYLACIAPIVLILVFVTATSRLSLQAKEAQRRWVEVVEKRLQAITAFLGDIKAVKMLNLADVMQKTIQGLRKEEVDTSRDFRKLLVTTLLLSITPLNLAPVLTFAAYVIIALFWRNESLLAEKAFTSIALISLLTAPVVMFVQGLPIVIQCISSFDRIQEYCNYGGKAADTDEPSMNSDSGHYYDEPGARGQRNFAWRRGGKAVLKDVSLTLMPGTITALMGSVGSGKSALIQSLLGELSEGQSATSGPADNPLARNGGAAYCSQEPWLENGTIRQNIIGAFPYDEPWFHTVVRSCCLDADLNQLSQRDFTTVGSKGHNLSGGQKQRVALARAVYSRQPLLLLDDVFSGMDARTSRLVARRLLGPEGLLRKIHATVVLVTNNRNVMALSDTIKVLKDGHLIHAENDDECLATYKLVEQTEVPEEGHRECEHDSSEDGEEDGVNANGHVSPVKQDLLDRDLYDGSREHGDKGVYRYYFNSSGHTAVCMFVLFMILWTFCNEFSAIWIKWWSAANAEQANQKVGVYLGVYAMLGIAGSMSACATAWFAFIHIISNSAMKLHADVLQTTVGASFRFLSTVDSGTLLNRFSKDMELIDMELPSAMVNCVSSIFACIGKIMLIAVFSQYFGILLPILCGVLYLIQSVYLKTSRQVRLLGIEAQAPLYTRFTETVDGAVTIRAFRWQREYLRRQYSVIDASLRPTYIQSCMQHLLGFVLDCTVAAVAAGLVATVVILGDEFSAGSVGVSLVTVVGFSETLARLVHSWTGLESSIGAVSRVKRFVDDVCPENTGGGRVSLPLGWPETGDIEISKLVASYGLDEKPTLEDISFSIGRGEHVAICGRTGSGKSSLLLTILGMMEIERGSIRIGNMNVSEMPPYALRSQISVVPQEPFLFPATIRSNVDPSGELSDAQVTDALRKVRMWDLVQAKGGLDVAMDAAAWSAGQRQLLCFARALARECPILLLDEATSKCVAHAAWWRRTA from the exons ATGGCTGATCATCAGAGATCGCTACGGGGCTCCTCAGCACTGAGCTTGATTCTagcgtcgtcgactctgACCTGGGCTCTGCGAGTGCGGACACTGTGCTTGGCGGGTTCCAGCACGGAcgtggccgctgctgggACTGTCGTTCTCTCCCTGACTGCAGTGCTGTTTCTTGTTGACGTTTCCGACCTTGGGCACTCCAAGGCGGCTAAGGGGTCTATACGCTCACCGGAGGAGCACGCGGGCTTTTGGAACAGGACGGCGTTTGTCTGGCTGTTGTCCACGTTCCGGCTGGGCTATGCCACGGTCCTCTCGGCAGATgacttgccgccgctggacgCGGGACTGAGTAGCAGGGCGACCCACGAACAGCTTGATGCGGCATGGAGCAAGG CGGATCATCGGCGACGAGACAGTCTGTTGCGCGCAAGCTTCGCCAGCCATAGATGGTCGTTCCTCTCGGCGGTCGTTCCGCGCCTGAGTCTAACGGCTTTTACCTTTGCGCAGCCGTTTCTCATCGCGGCCACGATACAATACGTGGACACGTCCCGGCCGGATAAGCACGTTGGCAAGGCACTCGTTGTCGGCTGGGCGGTCGTCTACCTCGGGATTGCG gtcaGCAACTCTGCGTATAGATACCAGCACGCTCGCTTCAGGACCAGAATGCGAGGGAGCCTCGTGGCACTGGTTTACGAGAGGACGCTGGAGCTCCGTGTGGCAGATAGGGGCGACATCACGGCGGTGACGCTCATGGGTACGGACATCGAGCGCATAGCCATGGGCATGCAGTTCGTACACGAAGTGTGGGCCTCGATTCTTGACGTCGGCATCGCGAGCTGGCTTCTGGGGCGGCAGCTGTATCTGGCGTGCATTGCTCCCATTGTCCTCATCCTGG TGTTTGTTACCGCGACGTCCCGGCTCTCATTGCAGGCAAAGGAGGCCCAACGTCGCTGGGTTGAAGTGGTCGAGAAGCGCCTACAAGCCATTACGGCCTTTCTCGGAGacatcaaggccgtcaagaTGCTCAACTTGGCAGATGTCATGCAGAAAACAATCCAAGGCCTGCGGAAAGAGGAAGTCGACACGTCGCGCGATTTCAGAAAGCTTCTGGTGACGACACTTCTCCTTT CAATCACACCGCTGAATCTCGCCCCAGTCTTGACCTTTGCCGCGTACGTCATTATAGCGCTGTTCTGGAGGAACGAATCGCTGTTGGCGGAAAAGGCATTTACGTCGATTGCGCTGATATCTCTTCTCACGGCTCCTGTCGTCATGTTCGTCCAGGGGCTGCCGATTGTGATTCAGTGCATCAGCAGCTTTGATCGCATACAAGAGTACTGCAACTACGGCGGGAAAGCCGCTGACACGGATGAGCCGTCCATGAACAGCGATTCTGGCCATTACTACGATGAACCTGGCGCTAGGGGGCAACGCAACTTCGCCTGGCGACGGGGTGGCAAGGCAGTGCTGAAAGACGTCTCGTTGACACTTATGCCGGGGACTATAACGGCCTTAATGGGCTCGGTCGGAAGCGGAAAGTCGGCCTTGATACAGAGCTTGCTGGGCGAGCTGAGCGAAGGCCAGTCCGCCACATCTGGGCCAGCTGACAATCCCTTGGCTCGaaacggcggcgcggcgtaCTGCTCTCAGGAGCCTTGGTTGGAGAACGGAACCATCAGACAGAACATCATTGGGGCGTTTCCATACGATGAGCCCTGGTTCCATACGGTCGTTAGAAGCTGCTGTCTGGATGCTGACCTGAATCAGCTCAGCCAACGCGACTTCACAACCGTAGGCAGCAAAGGCCATAACCTCAGTGGCGGGCAGAAACAGCGAGTT GCATTGGCACGGGCTGTGTACTCCAGACAGCCGCTGCTTCTCTTGGACGACGTATTCAGCGGTATGGACGCTCGCACAAGCAGACTGGTTGCGCGGAGACTCCTTGGGCCGGAAGGGCTACTTCGAAAGATACATGCGACAGTGGTGCTAGTAACGAATAATA GGAACGTCATGGCTTTGTCGGATACCATCAAGGTCCTCAAAGACGGGCATCTGATACATGCCGAAAACGATGACGAGTGCCTCGCAACATACAAGCTTGTTGAACAAACAGAGGTACCAGAAGAGGGGCATAGAGAGTGTGAACACGACTCGTCCGAAGATGGAGAAGAGGACGGGGTTAACGCAAATGGCCATGTGTCACCCGTAAAGCAGGATTTACTCGATAGGGACCTCtacgacggcagccgcgagCATGGAGACAAAGGAGTGTACAGATACTACTTCAACAGCTCTGGCCACACGGCAGTTTGCATGTTCGTCTTGTTCATGATTTTGTGGACATTCTGCAACGAGTTCTCTG CGATATGGATCAAATGGTGGTCCGCGGCCAACGCAGAGCAAGCGAATCAAAAAGTCGGCGTGTACCTGGGCGTGTACGCAATGCTCGGTATTGCGGGAAGCATGAGCGCATGCGCGACTGCATG GTTTGCGTTTATTCACATCATATCCAACTCGGCGATGAAACTCCATGCAGACGTCTTGCAAACAACGGTTGG AGCATCCTTTCGGTTCCTATCGACGGTGGACTCGGGGACGCTCTTGAACAG ATTCAGCAAGGACATGGAGCTCATCGACATGGAGCTTCCGTCAGCCATGGTCAACTGCGTCTCTT CTATCTTTGCTTGCATCGGGAAAATAATGCTCATCGCGGTGTTCTCGCAGTATTTCGGAATACTCTTGCCAATTTTATGCGGCGTCTTGTATCTCATACAGAGCGTCTACCTCAAGACATCACGCCAGGTGCGGCTGCTGGGTATCGAGGCTCAAGCTCCCCTGTACACCCGCTTTACCGAGACAGTGGACGGGGCGGTAACGATACGCGCGTTCCGATGGCAGCGGGAATACCTGCGGCGGCAGTACTCCGTCATCGATGCCTCTCTCAGACCGACGTACATACAGAGCTGCATGCAGCACTTGCTCGGCTTCGTTCTCGACTGCACagtcgcggccgtcgcggccggcctggtTGCAACGGTGGTCATTTTGGGGGACGAGTTCAGCGCAGGCAGCGTCGGCGTGAGCCTGGTCACGGTTGTAGGCTTCAGCGAGACGCTGGCGCGCTTGGTGCACTCGTGGACCGGCCTGGAGTCGAGCATCGGGGCGGTGTCGAGGGTGAAGCGCTTCGTGGACGACGTGTGTCCGGAGAATACTGGTGGGGGTAGGGTGTCGCTGCCTCTCGGGTGGCCAGAGACGGGGGACATTGAGATATCGAAACTGGTTGCCTCATATGG GCTGGACGAAAAGCCGACGCTGGAGGACATATCCTTTTCGATCGGTCGCGGAGAGCATGTCGCGATATGCGGCCGCACAGGGAGCGGTAAGAGCTCGCTGCTACTCACCATCCTGGGGATGATGGAGATAGAACGGGGAAGTATTCGCATCGGCAACATGAACGTGTCGGAGATGCCCCCATATGCCTTGCGATCGCAGATCAGCGTGGTCCCGCAGGAGCCGTTCTTATTTCCAGCGACGATTCGTTCCAACGTCGACCCGTCGGGCGAGCTCTCCGACGCACAAGTAACAGATGCGCTCCGAAAAGTGCGCATGTGGGATCTCGTCCAAGCaaagggcggcctcgacgtggcGATGGATGCGGCCGCGTGGTCAGCAGGACAACGGCAGCTACTTTGCTTCGCCCGCGCTCTGGCGAGGGAGTGTCCGATCCTCCTCCTGGATGAAGCCACCAGCAAGTGCGTAGCCCATGCCGCTTGGTGGCGCAGAACAGCGTAG